One Salvia miltiorrhiza cultivar Shanhuang (shh) unplaced genomic scaffold, IMPLAD_Smil_shh original_scaffold_386, whole genome shotgun sequence genomic window carries:
- the LOC131004346 gene encoding uncharacterized protein LOC131004346 isoform X5 — protein MDYNDNDYEGQNLHLAGEESSKISVLRPFALPKFDFDDSLHGHLRFDSLVENEVFLGIPSQEDNHWIEDFSRGGNGIEFSSSAAESCALRRHINVWSEATSSESVEMLLKAVGQEEMVPGEKMIEESDPGETRLIENNSRDAHKVDDVDDGIPSLPPAEVVGFSSSSNQSSGVEINHTECTLQVQETKLSSYAVGIDNKDSSLIVAMGNSSIGVQRDDNKQGETCVLVDESLSHQMQEDLPIHGKEIDNTKSSSKNFDVNARESVDQDKTSSAKFSSSCTVKSTYSPVEEQDKGCNETHAKLSGISLEINDIDKPRSHETTSSMQSQKHEHGVDTSIATMVEVSNVHSVEESVSKDDGCNKVAFVVEPAASQHSAVSGPEIKQLSESDVMLHERSSIVHQEEGIEVLGIGGNDAVTPAFNGSNEMKQGTAIQSPESHKTLVGKEDVSAESKSSPEAPCATSGSTVLHEVLGNPSEKDKDHKTDDAAGDSGLSIGSIVSRECSEKSVADGMEDSRNIPEPQKEKIDDGGGVHPPLLGESIWTCKKDIVSMQVEAHETGGNVSAHEEESEKLPLDSHKMVLDDVEKEVGSSCPAGPVEVQKTTGSKLDSSVGNYPALNTEVEGKNLAASPVEGNQIVDSREHNPPSSDMEHKDQSREIESEAIKKPSSSASKESLDKDELSPATEIDTDVIAASVAGEIKTSNQSVSLLETSSDNIPGEASKELTKMMDHPANTLVAQNDGIDAAPSKEQIVTETERNITENSSKLSVTSSTVEIDKSNKDAVPSASCSDLSQIEVNKHASPNSINIESFGKTLKRSETSGVNEPCKEDETFTFDTRPLGGQSTEDAGKSLQSFQGLQACKMLTGEGLPAASVCSQTDPIVVKETSHVGSSTPGVCPPSGGVGATSERKSRRGGSRSGKGSLKKGNLVKETSPLKQTEKGDKSSLFSSPLSAGPLMTFETGVKPRGPVAIPTSSLPDLNTSAPSSSFFQQPFTDLQQVQLRAQIFVYGSLIQGAAPDEACMVSAFEDGGRNAWERSWRACVERLHAQKSQGNNTGTPVPSRSDVGAKAPDQNNRQGFPQSDVLSSTAGRPSIKAIPSPVNPAIPLSSPLWNISTPSGEALPPGSMARSAGVDYQAVSPLNPYQTPPIRSYIPHSTWPAQAPPGPFPVPWLASSQSSPFEISTSYPTFPITEPVKLTAVKESPFPITSGIKHAPPIPTTNTGATAVVAGASSLDLKKVKASSGQTGETKTRKRKKSSGSEDVVQVSSATAPLSDAVSAHAVPSQVSNKVPAAEDLSRITFIAQNQVGLVPRPVVGSCYSTSVAVSTPSSFAPKGPPSNQAFPVVTPSISSGQFSKGDLNMDKRAFNAEGFSKVEEAKLQAQEAAAHAATAISHCDGVWSQLELQKSSGLSTDAESKLVSAAAAIAAAASVAKAAAAAAKIAADAAVQAKQMADEVLTKSGTSATTEFDSSFVYNSMNLVNASPTSILKGGERNNAPSLVISAAREAARKRIEAASAATRHAENLEAILKAAELAAEAVAHAGKVVAMGDPFSLTALAEAGPSNYWKVPHVAGIPNSKSNDMSKDKSISSNAEEVPGVYNQHEGPDKDVRVTSHNMSPTQRGSSKDDSNRVTVDENIIPTVKHGEKSSKPHDDRTLSDSAKTTSIVPDPDIESRSNVSSTSMREGSLVEVLNNRGDSKKAWFSASVLSLKDGEALVCYDGLQSDEGSEPLKEWISIQAKDSDAPRIRVPHPMTGVQLEGTRKRRRAAVKDYTWSVGDQVDVWVQDCWREGIIAEKNKRDPTSLSVQFPAQEETLAVKVWHLRPSLVWSEGEWTEWCRTGQDDTQKGDTPAEKRPKLGSTTIEAKGKAKLAKNIDFTEVRGNEEPKLPLSANEKVFSIGSTKEENKLNMARTMRSGLEKEGSRVVFGVPKPGKKRKFMEVSKHYVSDRISKTNVPNDSVKLSKFLIPQGSGSRGFKSTSKDKQVADSKTRPLKSGKPPSIPSRTLERRDDSASTRSNARTASSDHIAKESTSNDENESSEQNIAEVEEAAQGAMVFTSQAPSQEIRKKAVRSTKSERLNQGKLAPASRKSAKEEATEKLISEVSEPRRSNRRIQPTSRLLEGLQSSLIISKIPSSSHDKGHRSHTKATVRGKNYRRPSRFD, from the exons ATGGACTATAATGACAATGACTATGAAGGCCAGAATCTTCACTTAGCTGGTGAAGAGAGCTCTAAAATTTCTGTTTTGAGACCCTTTGCTCTACCCAAGTTTGATTTTGATGACAGTCTCCACGGGCATTTGAGATTTGACAGTTTAGTTGAAAACGAAGTTTTTCTTGGTATTCCAAGTCAGGAAGACAACCATTGGATTGAAGATTTCTCTCGGGGAGGTAATGGAATAGAGTTCAGCTCCAGTGCAGCAGAATCTTGTGCTTTGCGGAGACATATCAATGTCTGGTCTGAGGCAACATCATCTGAATCTGTTGAAATGTTATTGAAGGCAGTTGGACAGGAAGAAATGGTCCCTGGTGAAAAGATGATTGAGGAATCAGATCCAGGTGAGACAAGACTAATAGAGAATAATTCGAGGGATGCTCATAAAGTTGATGATGTTGACGATGGGATTCCTTCATTACCCCCAGCTGAAGTTGTTGGATTTTCTTCTAGTTCAAATCAATCATCAGGAGTTGAAATCAATCACACTGAATGTACTTTACAGGTTCAGGAGACAAAACTTTCCTCTTATGCAGTAGGTATTGATAACAAAGATAGTAGTTTAATTGTGGCCATGGGAAACTCGAGCATTGGAGTGCAGAGGGATGACAATAAGCAAGGGGAAACTTGTGTTTTGGTGGATGAGTCTCTGTCCCATCAAATGCAAGAAGACCTACCAATTCATGGAAAAGAGATTGACAATACTAAGAGCTCTTCTAAGAATTTTGATGTTAATGCTAGGGAGTCAGTTGACCAGGACAAAACTAGCAGTGCCAAATTTAGTTCAAGTTGTACAGTGAAAAGTACTTACAGTCCTGTTGAGGAGCAGGACAAAGGATGTAATGAAACTCATGCAAAATTGAGTGGGATTTCTCTTGAAATCAATGATATCGATAAGCCTCGTTCTCATGAAACTACTTCAAGTATGCAGTCCCAGAAACACGAGCATGGAGTTGATACTAGCATTGCTACTATGGTGGAAGTATCTAATGTGCATTCGGTAGAAGAGTCGGTATCCAAAGATGATGGGTGTAATAAGGTTGCATTTGTTGTTGAACCTGCAGCAAGTCAACATAGTGCTGTCTCAGGCCCAGAGATTAAGCAGCTGTCTGAAAGTGATGTCATGTTACATGAGAGGTCTTCTATTGTGCATCAGGAAGAAGGTATTGAGGTGCTTGGTATAGGAGGCAATGATGCTGTCACCCCTGCATTCAATGGCAGTAATGAAATGAAGCAGGGTACTGCTATCCAATCACCAGAAAGCCACAAAACTCTTGTTGGAAAGGAAGATGTATCTGCTGAAAGTAAGAGTTCTCCTGAGGCTCCATGTGCTACATCTGGGTCCACTGTGTTACATGAGGTACTAGGCAATCCTTCTGAGAAGGACAAGGACCATAAAACTGATGACGCAGCAGGCGATTCTGGTCTATCAATAGGTTCTATAGTTTCTAGAGAATGTTCTGAGAAATCAGTCGCTGATGGTATGGAAGATTCTCGAAACATTCCTGAACCACAGAAAGAGAAAATAGATGATGGGGGTGGTGTGCACCCTCCGTTACTGGGTGAGAGCATATGGACATGCAAGAAAGATATTGTCTCTATGCAGGTTGAGGCTCACGAAACTGGTGGAAATGTTTCTGCCCATGAGGAAGAAAGCGAGAAGTTGCCTCTTGATTCACATAAGATGGTCCTTGATGATGTTGAAAAAGAAGTTGGATCCAGTTGTCCTGCAGGGCCAGTTGAAGTCCAGAAAACTACTGGATCAAAACTTGATAGTTCTGTTGGGAATTATCCAG CATTGAATACTGAGGTTGAAGGTAAAAACTTGGCAGCATCACCTGTTGAAGGCAATCAAATAGTTGACTCTCGCGAGCATAACCCTCCTTCATCTGATATGGAGCACAAGGACCAGAGTAGAGAAATCGAGTCTGAAGCTATTAAAAAACCAAGTTCTTCAGCTTCAAAGGAGTCACTGGATAAAGATGAGCTTTCCCCTGCTACTGAAATTGATACGGATGTTATTGCTGCTTCTGTAGCTGGAGAAATAAAGACAAGCAATCAATCTGTTTCCCTTTTAGAGACTTCCAGTGACAACATTCCTGGTGAAGCCTCCAAGGAGTTAACTAAAATGATGGATCATCCAGCCAACACTTTAGTAGCTCAAAATGATGGTATTGATGCTGCACCTTCTAAAGAACAAATCGTAACAGAAACAGAAAGAAACATCACagaaaattcttcaaaattgtCAG TTACCAGCAGTACTGTAGAAATTGATAAATCTAACAAGGATGCTGTCCCCAGTGCTAGTTGTTCTGACCTTTCACAAATTGAAGTAAACAAGCATGCTTCTCCTAATAGCATCAACATTGAAAGTTTTGGCAAAACATTAAAAAGATCTGAGACTTCAGGAGTCAATGAGCCATGCAAAGAAGATGAGACCTTTACCTTCGACACCAGGCCTTTGGGAGGTCAATCTACCGAAGATGCTGGCAAGAGTTTGCAATCATTTCAGGGACTTCAAGCTTGTAAAATGCTG ACTGGCGAAGGATTGCCTGCAGCTTCTGTTTGCAGCCAGACAGATCCAATTGTTGTGAAGGAAACTTCTCATGTTGGTTCCTCAACTCCTGGTGTTTGCCCACCATCTGGAGGTGTTGGAGCTACCTCTGAGCGTAAATCAAGACGTGGCGGTAGTAGATCTGGAAAGGGAAGTTTAAAAAAGGGAAATCTAGTAAAAGAAACATCTCCACTGAAGCAGACTGAAAAGGGGGACAAATCATCTCTGTTTTCTAGTCCATTAAGTGCTGGTCCACTCATGACGTTTGAAACTGGCGTGAAGCCAAGAGGGCCTGTTGCAATTCCTACATCCAGCTTGCCTGATCTAAACACTTCCGCTCCCTCATCTTCGTTCTTTCAGCAGCCTTTCACAGATTTGCAACAAGTGCAACTTCGAGCCCAAATCTTTGTTTATGGATCTCTTAT ACAAGGAGCAGCACCTGATGAAGCTTGTATGGTTTCAGCCTTTG AAGATGGAGGCAGGAACGCTTGGGAGCGGTCTTGGCGTGCTTGTGTAGAAAGGCTTCATGCTCAGAAATCCCAGGGTAATAATACTGGGACTCCTGTACCCTCACGTTCTG ATGTAGGTGCTAAAGCTCCAGATCAAAATAATAGACAAGGTTTTCCTCAAAGTGACGTTCTTTCCTCAACAGCTGGTCGGCCAAGTATCAAAGCCATCCCTTCTCCAGTTAACCCTGCGATCCCTCTCTCATCGCCCTTGTGGAACATATCTACTCCATCTGGGGAGGCTCTGCCACCAGGTAGCATGGCTAGAAGTGCTGGGGTTGATTATCAGGCTGTTTCTCCTTTGAATCCTTATCAGACACCACCTATACGGAGTTACATTCCGCATTCAACTTGGCCAGCGCAAGCCCCTCCTGGTCCCTTCCCAGTGCCGTGGCTTGCCTCTTCACAAAGTTCTCCCTTTGAAATCAGTACTAGCTATCCCACATTCCCAATTACAGAACCAGTAAAACTAACAGCAGTTAAAGAATCACCCTTCCCTATTACCTCTGGCATAAAGCATGCTCCTCCTATTCCTACAACTAATACTGGAGCAACTGCTGTGGTAGCTGGGGCTTCTTCACTTGACTTGAAAAAGGTTAAAGCATCATCTGGACAGACTGGTGAGACAAAAACTAGAAAGAGGAAAAAGTCTTCTGGTTCTGAGGATGTTGTACAGGTATCATCTGCCACTGCTCCTCTATCAGATGCTGTCTCTGCTCATGCAGTACCTAGCCAGGTATCTAACAAGGTTCCTGCAGCCGAAGATCTAAGTCGGATCACTTTCATAGCTCAGAATCAAGTAGGATTAGTGCCTAGACCTGTTGTTGGTAGTTGTTATTCTACATCTGTTGCCGTCTCAACACCTTCTAGCTTTGCACCTAAAGGCCCCCCCTCCAACCAAGCTTTTCCTGTGGTAACACCATCAATTTCAAGTGGTCAATTCAGTAAAGGTGATTTAAATATGGATAAAAGGGCTTTCAATGCTGAGGGTTTTAGCAAAGTTGAGGAGGCTAAGTTGCAAGCACAGGAAGCTGCTGCTCATGCTGCTACTGCCATAAGTCACTGTGATGGTGTTTGGAGCCAATTGGAACTGCAAAAAAGTTCTGGCTTGTCAACAGATGCTGAGTCTAAATTGgtgtctgctgctgctgctataGCAGCTGCTGCGTCTGTTGCGAAGGCAGCAGCTGCAGCTGCTAAGATTGCAGCAGATGCTGCAGTGCAAGCAAAACAAATGGCAGATGAAGTATTGACCAAGTCTGGAACTTCCGCTACCACTGAGTTTGATTCTAGTTTTGTATATAATTCCATGAATTTGGTTAATGCGTCGCCTACATCCATCTTAAAGGGTGGCGAGCGAAATAATGCTCCCAGTTTAGTGATATCTGCTGCTAGAGAAGCTGCTAGGAAGAGAATTGAGGCTGCTTCAGCTGCCACCAGGCATGCCGAAAATCTTGAAGCCATTCTCAAGGCAGCTGAATTGGCTGCAGAAGCTGTTGCACATGCTGGAAAAGTTGTTGCTATGGGTGATCCTTTCTCTTTGACTGCTCTAGCGGAAGCGGGGCCAAGTAATTATTGGAAAGTGCCGCATGTAGCTGGTATCCCtaattcaaaatcaaatgacATGAGTAAAGATAAATCTATCAGTAGCAATGCTGAGGAAGTGCCTGGTGTTTATAATCAACATGAGGGACCTGATAAGGATGTACGTGTTACAAGTCATAATATGTCTCCTACTCAAAGAGGGTCATCAAAAGACGACAGTAATCGTGTCACAGTAGATGAGAACATTATACCCACTGTCAAGCATGGGGAGAAAAGTTCTAAACCTCACGATGACAGAACATTATCCGACTCGGCTAAAACTACGTCTATTGTTCCTGATCCAGATATTGAATCAAGATCAAACGTATCATCCACAAGCATGAGAGAGGGTTCTCTTGTTGAG GTTCTTAACAATCGTGGTGATTCAAAGAAGGCCTGGTTCTCAGCTAGTGTACTGAGTTTGAAGGATGGTGAAGCGCTTGTTTGTTATGATGGACTACAATCGGATGAAG GATCTGAGCCACTCAAGGAGTGGATATCGATACAAGCTAAAGATAGTGATGCTCCTAGAATACGTGTTCCCCATCCTATGACTGGTGTGCAACTTGAAGGAACAAGGAAGAGACGCCGTGCTGCTGTCAAAGACTACACTTGGTCTGTTGGAGACCAAGTTGATGTATGGGTGCAGGATTG CTGGCGTGAAGGCATTATCGCGGAAAAGAATAAGAGAGATCCAACTTCATTGAGTGTCCAATTTCCAG CTCAAGAAGAGACATTAGCGGTCAAAGTGTGGCATCTTCGACCGTCTTTAGTTTGGAGTGAAGGCGAATGGACTGAATGGTGCAGAACAGGGCAAGATGACACTCAAAAG GGCGATACACCAGCTGAGAAGCGACCAAAGCTGGGAAGCACCACTATAGAGGCAAAAGGGAAAGCTAAGTTGGCTAAAAACATTGATTTTACAGAAGTCAGGGGAAATGAAGAACCAAAATTGCCTTTGTCTGCTAATGAAAAAGTTTTTAGTATTGGCAGTACGAAGGAGGAGAATAAACTGAACATGGCTCGGACAATGAGGTCTGGTTTGGAGAAAGAAGGATCCAGAGTTGTATTTGGTGTCCCTAAACCTGGGAAGAAGAGAAAATTCATGGAAGTAAGCAAGCATTATGTTTCTGATAGGATCTCCAAGACTAATGTGCCTAATGATTCGGTGAAGTTATCCAAGTTTCTGATACCTCAAGGATCAGGGTCTCGGGGATTCAAAAGCACTTCCAAGGATAAACAAGTAGCTGATTCTAAAACAAGACCACTTAAGTCTGGGAAACCACCAAGTATTCCAAGTAGAACTTTAGAACGGAGAGATGACTCTGCTTCTACACGATCTAATGCACGTACTGCATCATCAGATCATATAGCAAAGGAGTCTACGAGCAATGATGAGAATGAATCATCTGAACAAAACATTGCTGAAGTTGAGGAAGCTGCTCAAGGAGCTATGGTATTCACTTCTCAAGCTCCATCTCAAGAAATCCGTAAGAAAGCAGTGAGGAGTACTAAATCTGAGCGTCTCAACCAAGGGAAACTTGCTCCTGCTAGCAGAAAATCAGCAAAAGAGGAAGCAACTGAAAAGTTAATATCGGAAGTCTCTGAACCCCGCCGTTCAAATCGCCGAATTCAGCCAACATCACGG CTATTGGAAGGCTTGCAAAGTTCGCTGATAATTTCGAAAATCCCATCGTCTTCACATGACAAGGGGCACAGGAGTCACACCAAAGCCACAGTCCGAGGTAAGAATTACCGGAGGCCTAGCAGATTTGACTAA